The sequence atttttatgagCTCCTGCACATATGAGATTAAATTCgtttttctcctgctaatctgtcctatgtcaatttaattattaggtgagccaaagaacctagaaggaagaaggaaaaattttcTTCCCCTGCACATGGCACTTGAAGCCCTAAGTCATGTGGCTCCTGCTTGCCTTCAGTGTCCTCTCCAGACCTTCTCTGGTATGGTAATAGTTTATTTCTAGCCCAACGGTCAGccaactttttctataaagggccaaatagtaaacattttagattCTGCAGCCCGTGGAGTCTTTGTTTCAACTATTCAACTCTATCAAAGCAGCCGtgaataatatgtaaataaacaagtATGGCTGTATTTGTTCCAATTAAATGCTCTTTAATGAACATTAGAAtcttatatttttcatgtgtcatgacattatttttgtacatttattcccaaccatttaaaaatgtaaaaagcattCTATAGAATGGTTGCAGAGAAACAGGCCGTGGATTTGGAGGCTTGTGGGCTCTGACCTCTGCTCCAGCTGTAGGGAACGCCCTGTAATTCTCTAAGTGTTCTAGATGGTTTCTTGGCCCATGCCCTcattcatgctgtttctctctctctctctgaacagcTTTTCCTCTTTATGCCTGGCTTTCTCCCATTTAACCATCAGGACTCACTACAGGCTCCACTTTCTTGGGGGGAAGCAAGTCTTTTCTGACCCCAACAGGTACAGGTAAGTGCCTATCTTTTGGGCTCCTATATCACCCTACGTGTATCTTTATTATGATGCTTACCCACGTTGTATTACACATTCTATCATATGTCTGCTCCTGCCATTCCTCCACTAAAACACTGTATTTGAGTCATCTTTGTATCCctaacacttagcacagtgcctggcctctAATAGGTAACCAAGAACATTTGTTGAACTGCATCAAGAAATCTATAAGATGGTACGCTGCTGATTGATTTTGTCTAAATAGAAGAGGATCccatgtatcatatatatataaatgattataaCACTATTTTGTGCGctctcccctgccccattcatcCGTATATACTCCTGGAAATACTGCTGAGGTAAAGGGTTGGTGGAGAAGGAGGTACAAGGAAAGCTGGGATCGATGGGAACAGAGCTTTCTTATTCACAGTTACGACCACCACCACTCCAGGCTGTAAAAAGTCTAGGTGACAAACAACTTCCAGAGAACGTACACATACACCAACACGCAAATGTTGGGCCACATCCAAGCCTCTGAGGTCAGGGCATTAGGCAAGGTGAATTTCAGGAGATTCCTTGACTGCCGAGTTCCTGGCACAGACTCATTCTCACTGAGACGCTAGAGTAGCAAGCGGAGTCTGGACAGGGGGTGGGAGCAGGTGTGGAAAAGGGAGTGAGGAAaaggttgggggcgggggctgggaggCCAAGAGGGGAGGGGCCCAGCCTGCGATTCCTGATGCCTCCTGCATGTGTTCACCTGGCATCCAGAGCGAATTCCGTCTCCTCCAGCGCATACCATGGTGCTCTTCACGGTGGAGCCCCAGTAGCTGGAACTGGAGCAGGTGGCGTAGTCCACACTGGGCAGGTAAGCCTGCTGCAGGGCCTGGGCCAGCTGCCCGTTGGCTGAACAGGACACACAGCGTTGGAGGTCAGCCCCAAACCctctcgggggcgggggggggggggggccttccaCACCCTCCCAAGCCTTCCCAAGCTCCAGTGAAAGCTGAACTCAGGGCAAGCTCCTTCCAGGGCGTGCCACagatcctctcccctccccactttaTATGCAAGCTACAGGCCCCTTCCTTCAGGGCTCATCCTTGATCACTGTTCCCAAGCTCCAAACCACCAACCTCCAATCTCCCTACTGctgcttaaaaaaaggaaagcacttTAAAGTCACCGGAATGGTCGTACTTGTCGAGAACTCCCCTGCTTTCACTTCACACTGTAAATCCCACGAAGCAGAACCGGGACCATACAcccttcttttcatttcctaaGAGCTTGCTGCAGCTTTCCTTTATCTGGCTCTTTGGACTTTTCAAAGCCTTTGCACATGAATTACTGCTCTGCATCCTTACAACGATGCTTTCATGTTATAGAGATCAGGAGGTCGAACCACTATGATATTAAGTGAACTGAGAGCAGCTGCATTAGAagcatgtctctctctctctctctctctctctctctctgtcagctcCAGGTTTTCCCAGCAGACTGGCTGCTTGTGGCAAGGCCTTGCCTCTCCCCCAGAGCTCAAATACCGCCTCCTGGCTGACAGATGTCTGTGTCAGTCCTAATGTCCCTGCCCTTCTTAACCATCTCTGCTCATACCCCGTCCTACCTTTCTGTGTTGTCTGGATGGCATTGCCTACCAGAACTCTTCCCGCGATGAGAAGAGAGCTAGCTGAGTTCTCTTTTGCCTTCACTCCTCTGGACCTACGGCTACCTCTGGTTTATTCACCCCAACCCACAGCCTGGCGACTTTGGAGGTAGTGTGATGGTGTAACGACCACCAGAGTGGGAGCCAGGATACCCGGGTCCTGGCTCCAGCAAACTTGTTACTAACCAGTCATGTGGTCTTAATtttcttgggcctcagtttcctcaggttATAAGATGAGAGGCTTGTAAAAATACGCCGTGAGGGAAGGTGGTAtgtggtatgttttgttttgttttgtttctcagttaTAAGATTCGATGAATCTCTGACTCGACTGTTCCATGGCCTATTCTTAGCTCGATTTCACGCACCAGTTCTTCGATCTCTGGTTCCTCGTCCCTGACTAGGGCTGCGACCTAGGGCTACAGAAAAATGCTCCCCAGAAGCCCAGCTACCTACTCAAGACCCATGTGGTGGATTTTGCCAACGCAGGCGACTTACTCTTGGTCATGCCCCAGCCTGTGATGTAGCAGGGATTGTTGTTGGCCAGGATGGTTCCTGCCGCTGGCAGGACACCCAGCTGCACATAGTTGTTGAGGGTAACTCTCTGGGCCAGGCGCAGCAGGGCAATGTCATAGCTGTGGGAGGAAACGAGCCTGCTCAGGCCTTCCGTCAAGGTCGGCGCGCGGGGCGGCCCTCACTAAGCCTTTGTGTGCCCACAGAATTCGAAAGGAACAACTCGGAGAAGGGCTCGGGAGGCTGGTTTGCTCGGCCTCAGACTCAGTCAAACACAGCTGGATTGTAGGATATTACTTGTCGAACAGCAGCACCTGCTGGTGAGGTCTTGGTGTTGTGGTCTAGCTGTGGCCTCTGTGGCCTCTGCGACCTGGGTGGTGGTAGTGGGGCTTACGTCTCTCAGTAATGAATGGGGAATCAGAAAGGAGCCGAGTGCTGTGATCTTGGCCGTAGAGAAGAATTCTCAGGGAAGAAAGACCTACCGTGCTGCGTGGGTCTGAAAACTCCGCGGCGATATCCCAGCTCCTTGaacccgctccccgccccccatgccCCCCAGCACTGACCACCATTTTAACTACCTCCTTTCCCAAAGCGTACGGCTCAGTCTGGCACGAGTTTTCTCAGATCAGATTCATTTTAAGACATTTACTTTTGCTGACCGAGTCGATTCCCTAAAATGAGTACTAAGTAACAGCAGAAATGGAAACTTTGAACGCTGCAGAGGAGTTTCAGGGGACCCAATCACGCAAACCAGCCTAGATCAAACAAGTGACAAAGACCTGCCAAAATTCTCAAGCCTCCCAAAACCTAAATTCTCAGAGTCCTTCCGAATGAACGTGAGGGAAGCCAAGCCCCTGTTGCTGGCCAGTCAGCCCCCTACCTCCAGCCCAAGGCCAGCCCAGCGCTGTCCCTACCCGGCGGCCACGTTATTGCTGTTCCAGTAGGGATGCACCACGATCTTCTGCACACTCACACGCTGCTCGGTGCCATCGTTCTGGCTCAGGTTGTGTTCTCCAGCCACCACACGGAAGGTCATTTTGCTGGAGTGAGAGAAGAGCAGGAAGCCCTGAGTGATCCGGGGGGCTCTTTTCCATCAGAGAAGAGTTGGGAAGCCATCTCACATCTTATCTTTAGAAAAAGAACTCATCGTAACTGGCCCAGGCAGAGGGCAGATGAAAAAGCCTGGAAGACGAGGAAGTAACAAGCCCCCTCGTTCTCGAATTTACTAACCTGTGGCGGTGACAAAAACTACTAGCAACTTCActgccccatttttatttatttttttaatttatttttgagacagagagagagcatgaacgggggaggggcagagagagagggagacacagaatcggaagcaggctccaggctctgagccatcagcccagagcctgacgcggggctcgaactcacggaccgtgagatcatgacctgagctgaagtcggacgcttaaccgactgagccacccaggcgcccctcactgccCCATTTTTAAAGCCCAGCAGCAGAGGCTGAGTATAACCTGGGAGAGGTATGGtgaacataaatgaaataatggctCTCAGCCCACAGAGAGATTTTGAGGGAAGGATAAAGAAATAGTTTAAAGCATGATCCCTGGGCCAGCAGCGCCAGCATAACCCGGAAACTTG is a genomic window of Acinonyx jubatus isolate Ajub_Pintada_27869175 chromosome B4, VMU_Ajub_asm_v1.0, whole genome shotgun sequence containing:
- the CELA1 gene encoding chymotrypsin-like elastase family member 1, which gives rise to MLCFLVLATLVLYGHSTQDFPETNARVVGGTEARKNSWPSQISLQYLSGGKWYHTCGGTLIRQNWVMTAAHCVDRKMTFRVVAGEHNLSQNDGTEQRVSVQKIVVHPYWNSNNVAAGYDIALLRLAQRVTLNNYVQLGVLPAAGTILANNNPCYITGWGMTKTNGQLAQALQQAYLPSVDYATCSSSSYWGSTVKSTMVCAGGDGIRSGCQGDSGGPLHCLVNGKYAVHGVTSFVSSLGCNVSRKPTVFTRVSAYISWINNVIASN